Proteins encoded together in one Oenanthe melanoleuca isolate GR-GAL-2019-014 chromosome 7, OMel1.0, whole genome shotgun sequence window:
- the ANKZF1 gene encoding ankyrin repeat and zinc finger domain-containing protein 1 isoform X7, whose protein sequence is MCCLTCGQVFGSREEQTEHYRLDWHRFNLKQRLLGRRTLPAEVFEEKTRTGDVSSISGSDSDSSDVSSESELLPSGSDTPQTPQIPRSHKVLLRNAKGQLISAYRCVLVTGKGDSEEPVELTASLQSLSASTCWVVLMMGGGHFAGAVFRGLQMQEHKTFHRYTVRARRGTAQGLRDAQTPGSAPRSAGASLRRYNEAALLKDIQELLAAWAQHLNEAQRIFLRAPRQNRVLLFGGRNPPLTRGDPRICHIPLSTRRATLREVLRVHAALASLQVYGKDTPLEDITGSPRKVWQKRQQKAEVDQEDTTAPVLSPPSAPEEEEEEEESPAGELETVEITLGTLDLREFEVMPKRNRKRRKKRDKKVEKGPCTEETGYQCGQPGLEPVTELQGEAELLPWSNAGDPQTQLCDALFTACKTGDMRTLRHLLGVPENGDVPGDSEDGESVDMAHSLLNQPVDERGSTLLHVAARAGKAEAVCLLLEAGADPALRDRQERTPYCVSADRLTRNTFRRFMVDHPDKYDYSRAKVPGPLTQEMEAKKLEKKRAQKAQRKQREQAQREEQQRWEQEQEKKRWFAALSDREKPLLALWRVPAGTDPFPLPRLLLLFHGLSANPPPGPGWAHLTLGTAATCQGPACWGHG, encoded by the exons ATGTGTTGCTTGACCTGTGGGCAGGTGTTTGGGAGCCGGGAGGAGCAG ACTGAGCACTACCGTCTTGATTGGCACCGCTTCAACCTGAAGCAGCGACTCCTGGGGCGCCGGACGCTCCCTGCAGAGGTGTTTGAGGAGAAAACCCGCACAG GTGATGTTTCCAGCATCTCAGGATCTGACTCAGATAGCTCTGATGTGAGCAGTGAGTCGGAGTtgctgccctctggcagtgacaCTCCCCAGACCCCCCAGATTCCCCGCTCCCACAAGGTGCTGCTCCGCAATGCGAAGGGCCAGCTCATCTCCGCGTACCGCTGCGTGCTGGTCACCGGGAAG GGTGACTCTGAGGAGCCAGTGGAGCTgacagcatccctgcagagcctcagtGCAAGCACGTGCTGGGTTGTGCTGATGATGGGTGGCGGGCACTTCGCAGGAGCAGTGTTCCGGGG cctgcagaTGCAGGAGCACAAGACCTTCCACCGCTACACGGTGCGAGCACGGcggggcacagcccagggcctCCGTGATGCCCAGACCCCAGGGTCAGCACCCAGGTCGGCTGGGGCCTCCCTGCGCCGCTACAATGAGGCTGCGCTGCTCAAG gATATTcaggagctcctggcagcctgggcacagcacctGAATGAAGCTCAGCGCATCTTCCTCCGCGCCCCTCGTCAAAACCGTGTGCTGCTCTTTGGTGGCAGGAACCCACCCCTCACCCGAGGGGACCCTCGCATCTGCCACATCCCCCTCAGCACCCGCAGGGCCACCCTGCGAGAGGTGCTGCGAGTCCACGCCGCGCTGGCCAGCCTGCAGGTGTATG ggaaggacACACCACTGGAGGACATCACTGGATCTCCCCGGAAGGTTTGGCagaagaggcagcagaaggcagaggtGGATCAGGAGGACACAACTG CCCCAGTCTTATCACCCCCCTCAgccccagaggaggaggaggaggaggaagaaagccCTGCAGGGGAACTGGAGACTGTGGAAATTACACTGGGGACCTTGGACCTCCGGGAGTTTGAAGTAATGCCCAAGCGAAACCgcaaaaggaggaagaagagggacAAGAAAGTGGAGAAAG GGCCTTGCACTGAAGAGACTGGATACCAGTGTGGGCAGCCTGGCTTGGAGCcagtgacagagctgcagggggaggctgagctgcttccctggagCAATGCAG GAGACCCTCAGACCCAGCTCTGTGATGCTCTGTTCACTGCATGCAAGACGGGGGATATGCGGACACTGCGGCACCTCTTGGGTGTGCCAGAGAACGGGGACGTGCCGGGGGACAGTGAGGATGGGGAATCTGTGGACATGGCCCACTCCCTGCTGAACCAGCCCGTGGACGAGCGTGGCAGCACCCTGCTTCATGTGGCAGCACGGGCTGGCAAGGCTGAGGCTGtgtgtctgctgctggaggcaggggcAGACCCTGCCCTCAG ggacaggcaggagaggaCCCCATACTGCGTTTCTGCTGACAGACTGACCCGCAACACCTTCCGCAGGTTCATGGTGGACCATCCAGACAAGTACGACTACAGCCGTGCCAAG GTGCCAGGGCCCCTGACACAGGAGATGGAGGCCAAGAAGCTGGAGAAGAAGCGGGCACAGAAAGCCCAGAGGAAGCAACGGGAGCAAGCCCAGCGGGAGGAGCAGCAGcgctgggagcaggagcaggaaaagaagCGGTGGTTTGCAGCCCTGTCTGACCGGGAGAAG CCGCTGCTGGCATTGTGGAGAGTCCCTGCTGGGACGGATCCCTTTCCATTACCTCGACTTCTCCTTCTGTTCCACGGCCTGTCTGCAAACCCACCGCCGGGCCCAGGCTGGGCGCACCTAACGCTGGGGACTGCTGCCACCTGCCAAGGACCAGCGTGCTGGGGACATGGCTGA
- the ANKZF1 gene encoding ankyrin repeat and zinc finger domain-containing protein 1 isoform X2: MPESRSVFEAAQDPELLRGLTLVTGAAADTGAAELALVSHEKPAAPSCEKAHGVAEVPERMCCLTCGQVFGSREEQTEHYRLDWHRFNLKQRLLGRRTLPAEVFEEKTRTGDVSSISGSDSDSSDVSSESELLPSGSDTPQTPQIPRSHKVLLRNAKGQLISAYRCVLVTGKASHSPISGRGTPEKGDSEEPVELTASLQSLSASTCWVVLMMGGGHFAGAVFRGLQMQEHKTFHRYTVRARRGTAQGLRDAQTPGSAPRSAGASLRRYNEAALLKDIQELLAAWAQHLNEAQRIFLRAPRQNRVLLFGGRNPPLTRGDPRICHIPLSTRRATLREVLRVHAALASLQVYGKDTPLEDITGSPRKVWQKRQQKAEVDQEDTTAPVLSPPSAPEEEEEEEESPAGELETVEITLGTLDLREFEVMPKRNRKRRKKRDKKVEKGPCTEETGYQCGQPGLEPVTELQGEAELLPWSNAGDPQTQLCDALFTACKTGDMRTLRHLLGVPENGDVPGDSEDGESVDMAHSLLNQPVDERGSTLLHVAARAGKAEAVCLLLEAGADPALRDRQERTPYCVSADRLTRNTFRRFMVDHPDKYDYSRAKVPGPLTQEMEAKKLEKKRAQKAQRKQREQAQREEQQRWEQEQEKKRWFAALSDREKPLLALWRVPAGTDPFPLPRLLLLFHGLSANPPPGPGWAHLTLGTAATCQGPACWGHG; this comes from the exons ATGCCGGAGAGCAGGTCCGTGTTTGAGGCCGCTCAGGACCCTGAGCTCCTGCGTGGGCTGACTCTTGTCACCGGAGCTGCTGCGGATACGGGTGCTGCCGAGCTGGCACTTGTGAGCCACG AGAaacctgcagcacccagctgtgAGAAGGCCCATGGGGTCGCCGAGGTGCCAGAGAGGATGTGTTGCTTGACCTGTGGGCAGGTGTTTGGGAGCCGGGAGGAGCAG ACTGAGCACTACCGTCTTGATTGGCACCGCTTCAACCTGAAGCAGCGACTCCTGGGGCGCCGGACGCTCCCTGCAGAGGTGTTTGAGGAGAAAACCCGCACAG GTGATGTTTCCAGCATCTCAGGATCTGACTCAGATAGCTCTGATGTGAGCAGTGAGTCGGAGTtgctgccctctggcagtgacaCTCCCCAGACCCCCCAGATTCCCCGCTCCCACAAGGTGCTGCTCCGCAATGCGAAGGGCCAGCTCATCTCCGCGTACCGCTGCGTGCTGGTCACCGGGAAGGCAAGTCACAGCCCAATTTCTGGGAGAGGGACTCCAGAAAAG GGTGACTCTGAGGAGCCAGTGGAGCTgacagcatccctgcagagcctcagtGCAAGCACGTGCTGGGTTGTGCTGATGATGGGTGGCGGGCACTTCGCAGGAGCAGTGTTCCGGGG cctgcagaTGCAGGAGCACAAGACCTTCCACCGCTACACGGTGCGAGCACGGcggggcacagcccagggcctCCGTGATGCCCAGACCCCAGGGTCAGCACCCAGGTCGGCTGGGGCCTCCCTGCGCCGCTACAATGAGGCTGCGCTGCTCAAG gATATTcaggagctcctggcagcctgggcacagcacctGAATGAAGCTCAGCGCATCTTCCTCCGCGCCCCTCGTCAAAACCGTGTGCTGCTCTTTGGTGGCAGGAACCCACCCCTCACCCGAGGGGACCCTCGCATCTGCCACATCCCCCTCAGCACCCGCAGGGCCACCCTGCGAGAGGTGCTGCGAGTCCACGCCGCGCTGGCCAGCCTGCAGGTGTATG ggaaggacACACCACTGGAGGACATCACTGGATCTCCCCGGAAGGTTTGGCagaagaggcagcagaaggcagaggtGGATCAGGAGGACACAACTG CCCCAGTCTTATCACCCCCCTCAgccccagaggaggaggaggaggaggaagaaagccCTGCAGGGGAACTGGAGACTGTGGAAATTACACTGGGGACCTTGGACCTCCGGGAGTTTGAAGTAATGCCCAAGCGAAACCgcaaaaggaggaagaagagggacAAGAAAGTGGAGAAAG GGCCTTGCACTGAAGAGACTGGATACCAGTGTGGGCAGCCTGGCTTGGAGCcagtgacagagctgcagggggaggctgagctgcttccctggagCAATGCAG GAGACCCTCAGACCCAGCTCTGTGATGCTCTGTTCACTGCATGCAAGACGGGGGATATGCGGACACTGCGGCACCTCTTGGGTGTGCCAGAGAACGGGGACGTGCCGGGGGACAGTGAGGATGGGGAATCTGTGGACATGGCCCACTCCCTGCTGAACCAGCCCGTGGACGAGCGTGGCAGCACCCTGCTTCATGTGGCAGCACGGGCTGGCAAGGCTGAGGCTGtgtgtctgctgctggaggcaggggcAGACCCTGCCCTCAG ggacaggcaggagaggaCCCCATACTGCGTTTCTGCTGACAGACTGACCCGCAACACCTTCCGCAGGTTCATGGTGGACCATCCAGACAAGTACGACTACAGCCGTGCCAAG GTGCCAGGGCCCCTGACACAGGAGATGGAGGCCAAGAAGCTGGAGAAGAAGCGGGCACAGAAAGCCCAGAGGAAGCAACGGGAGCAAGCCCAGCGGGAGGAGCAGCAGcgctgggagcaggagcaggaaaagaagCGGTGGTTTGCAGCCCTGTCTGACCGGGAGAAG CCGCTGCTGGCATTGTGGAGAGTCCCTGCTGGGACGGATCCCTTTCCATTACCTCGACTTCTCCTTCTGTTCCACGGCCTGTCTGCAAACCCACCGCCGGGCCCAGGCTGGGCGCACCTAACGCTGGGGACTGCTGCCACCTGCCAAGGACCAGCGTGCTGGGGACATGGCTGA
- the ANKZF1 gene encoding ankyrin repeat and zinc finger domain-containing protein 1 isoform X4, which yields MPESRSVFEAAQDPELLRGLTLVTGAAADTGAAELALVSHEKPAAPSCEKAHGVAEVPERMCCLTCGQVFGSREEQTEHYRLDWHRFNLKQRLLGRRTLPAEVFEEKTRTGDVSSISGSDSDSSDVSSESELLPSGSDTPQTPQIPRSHKVLLRNAKGQLISAYRCVLVTGKGDSEEPVELTASLQSLSASTCWVVLMMGGGHFAGAVFRGLQMQEHKTFHRYTVRARRGTAQGLRDAQTPGSAPRSAGASLRRYNEAALLKDIQELLAAWAQHLNEAQRIFLRAPRQNRVLLFGGRNPPLTRGDPRICHIPLSTRRATLREVLRVHAALASLQVYGKDTPLEDITGSPRKVWQKRQQKAEVDQEDTTAPVLSPPSAPEEEEEEEESPAGELETVEITLGTLDLREFEVMPKRNRKRRKKRDKKVEKGPCTEETGYQCGQPGLEPVTELQGEAELLPWSNAGDPQTQLCDALFTACKTGDMRTLRHLLGVPENGDVPGDSEDGESVDMAHSLLNQPVDERGSTLLHVAARAGKAEAVCLLLEAGADPALRDRQERTPYCVSADRLTRNTFRRFMVDHPDKYDYSRAKVPGPLTQEMEAKKLEKKRAQKAQRKQREQAQREEQQRWEQEQEKKRWFAALSDREKPLLALWRVPAGTDPFPLPRLLLLFHGLSANPPPGPGWAHLTLGTAATCQGPACWGHG from the exons ATGCCGGAGAGCAGGTCCGTGTTTGAGGCCGCTCAGGACCCTGAGCTCCTGCGTGGGCTGACTCTTGTCACCGGAGCTGCTGCGGATACGGGTGCTGCCGAGCTGGCACTTGTGAGCCACG AGAaacctgcagcacccagctgtgAGAAGGCCCATGGGGTCGCCGAGGTGCCAGAGAGGATGTGTTGCTTGACCTGTGGGCAGGTGTTTGGGAGCCGGGAGGAGCAG ACTGAGCACTACCGTCTTGATTGGCACCGCTTCAACCTGAAGCAGCGACTCCTGGGGCGCCGGACGCTCCCTGCAGAGGTGTTTGAGGAGAAAACCCGCACAG GTGATGTTTCCAGCATCTCAGGATCTGACTCAGATAGCTCTGATGTGAGCAGTGAGTCGGAGTtgctgccctctggcagtgacaCTCCCCAGACCCCCCAGATTCCCCGCTCCCACAAGGTGCTGCTCCGCAATGCGAAGGGCCAGCTCATCTCCGCGTACCGCTGCGTGCTGGTCACCGGGAAG GGTGACTCTGAGGAGCCAGTGGAGCTgacagcatccctgcagagcctcagtGCAAGCACGTGCTGGGTTGTGCTGATGATGGGTGGCGGGCACTTCGCAGGAGCAGTGTTCCGGGG cctgcagaTGCAGGAGCACAAGACCTTCCACCGCTACACGGTGCGAGCACGGcggggcacagcccagggcctCCGTGATGCCCAGACCCCAGGGTCAGCACCCAGGTCGGCTGGGGCCTCCCTGCGCCGCTACAATGAGGCTGCGCTGCTCAAG gATATTcaggagctcctggcagcctgggcacagcacctGAATGAAGCTCAGCGCATCTTCCTCCGCGCCCCTCGTCAAAACCGTGTGCTGCTCTTTGGTGGCAGGAACCCACCCCTCACCCGAGGGGACCCTCGCATCTGCCACATCCCCCTCAGCACCCGCAGGGCCACCCTGCGAGAGGTGCTGCGAGTCCACGCCGCGCTGGCCAGCCTGCAGGTGTATG ggaaggacACACCACTGGAGGACATCACTGGATCTCCCCGGAAGGTTTGGCagaagaggcagcagaaggcagaggtGGATCAGGAGGACACAACTG CCCCAGTCTTATCACCCCCCTCAgccccagaggaggaggaggaggaggaagaaagccCTGCAGGGGAACTGGAGACTGTGGAAATTACACTGGGGACCTTGGACCTCCGGGAGTTTGAAGTAATGCCCAAGCGAAACCgcaaaaggaggaagaagagggacAAGAAAGTGGAGAAAG GGCCTTGCACTGAAGAGACTGGATACCAGTGTGGGCAGCCTGGCTTGGAGCcagtgacagagctgcagggggaggctgagctgcttccctggagCAATGCAG GAGACCCTCAGACCCAGCTCTGTGATGCTCTGTTCACTGCATGCAAGACGGGGGATATGCGGACACTGCGGCACCTCTTGGGTGTGCCAGAGAACGGGGACGTGCCGGGGGACAGTGAGGATGGGGAATCTGTGGACATGGCCCACTCCCTGCTGAACCAGCCCGTGGACGAGCGTGGCAGCACCCTGCTTCATGTGGCAGCACGGGCTGGCAAGGCTGAGGCTGtgtgtctgctgctggaggcaggggcAGACCCTGCCCTCAG ggacaggcaggagaggaCCCCATACTGCGTTTCTGCTGACAGACTGACCCGCAACACCTTCCGCAGGTTCATGGTGGACCATCCAGACAAGTACGACTACAGCCGTGCCAAG GTGCCAGGGCCCCTGACACAGGAGATGGAGGCCAAGAAGCTGGAGAAGAAGCGGGCACAGAAAGCCCAGAGGAAGCAACGGGAGCAAGCCCAGCGGGAGGAGCAGCAGcgctgggagcaggagcaggaaaagaagCGGTGGTTTGCAGCCCTGTCTGACCGGGAGAAG CCGCTGCTGGCATTGTGGAGAGTCCCTGCTGGGACGGATCCCTTTCCATTACCTCGACTTCTCCTTCTGTTCCACGGCCTGTCTGCAAACCCACCGCCGGGCCCAGGCTGGGCGCACCTAACGCTGGGGACTGCTGCCACCTGCCAAGGACCAGCGTGCTGGGGACATGGCTGA
- the ANKZF1 gene encoding ankyrin repeat and zinc finger domain-containing protein 1 isoform X6, with protein MCCLTCGQVFGSREEQTEHYRLDWHRFNLKQRLLGRRTLPAEVFEEKTRTGDVSSISGSDSDSSDVSSESELLPSGSDTPQTPQIPRSHKVLLRNAKGQLISAYRCVLVTGKGDSEEPVELTASLQSLSASTCWVVLMMGGGHFAGAVFRGLQMQEHKTFHRYTVRARRGTAQGLRDAQTPGSAPRSAGASLRRYNEAALLKDIQELLAAWAQHLNEAQRIFLRAPRQNRVLLFGGRNPPLTRGDPRICHIPLSTRRATLREVLRVHAALASLQVYGKDTPLEDITGSPRKVWQKRQQKAEVDQEDTTAPVLSPPSAPEEEEEEEESPAGELETVEITLGTLDLREFEVMPKRNRKRRKKRDKKVEKGPCTEETGYQCGQPGLEPVTELQGEAELLPWSNAGDPQTQLCDALFTACKTGDMRTLRHLLGVPENGDVPGDSEDGESVDMAHSLLNQPVDERGSTLLHVAARAGKAEAVCLLLEAGADPALRDRQERTPYCVSADRLTRNTFRRFMVDHPDKYDYSRAKVPGPLTQEMEAKKLEKKRAQKAQRKQREQAQREEQQRWEQEQEKKRWFAALSDREKRALAAERRLAAQLQDTSTTLTNISRCWHCGESLLGRIPFHYLDFSFCSTACLQTHRRAQAGRT; from the exons ATGTGTTGCTTGACCTGTGGGCAGGTGTTTGGGAGCCGGGAGGAGCAG ACTGAGCACTACCGTCTTGATTGGCACCGCTTCAACCTGAAGCAGCGACTCCTGGGGCGCCGGACGCTCCCTGCAGAGGTGTTTGAGGAGAAAACCCGCACAG GTGATGTTTCCAGCATCTCAGGATCTGACTCAGATAGCTCTGATGTGAGCAGTGAGTCGGAGTtgctgccctctggcagtgacaCTCCCCAGACCCCCCAGATTCCCCGCTCCCACAAGGTGCTGCTCCGCAATGCGAAGGGCCAGCTCATCTCCGCGTACCGCTGCGTGCTGGTCACCGGGAAG GGTGACTCTGAGGAGCCAGTGGAGCTgacagcatccctgcagagcctcagtGCAAGCACGTGCTGGGTTGTGCTGATGATGGGTGGCGGGCACTTCGCAGGAGCAGTGTTCCGGGG cctgcagaTGCAGGAGCACAAGACCTTCCACCGCTACACGGTGCGAGCACGGcggggcacagcccagggcctCCGTGATGCCCAGACCCCAGGGTCAGCACCCAGGTCGGCTGGGGCCTCCCTGCGCCGCTACAATGAGGCTGCGCTGCTCAAG gATATTcaggagctcctggcagcctgggcacagcacctGAATGAAGCTCAGCGCATCTTCCTCCGCGCCCCTCGTCAAAACCGTGTGCTGCTCTTTGGTGGCAGGAACCCACCCCTCACCCGAGGGGACCCTCGCATCTGCCACATCCCCCTCAGCACCCGCAGGGCCACCCTGCGAGAGGTGCTGCGAGTCCACGCCGCGCTGGCCAGCCTGCAGGTGTATG ggaaggacACACCACTGGAGGACATCACTGGATCTCCCCGGAAGGTTTGGCagaagaggcagcagaaggcagaggtGGATCAGGAGGACACAACTG CCCCAGTCTTATCACCCCCCTCAgccccagaggaggaggaggaggaggaagaaagccCTGCAGGGGAACTGGAGACTGTGGAAATTACACTGGGGACCTTGGACCTCCGGGAGTTTGAAGTAATGCCCAAGCGAAACCgcaaaaggaggaagaagagggacAAGAAAGTGGAGAAAG GGCCTTGCACTGAAGAGACTGGATACCAGTGTGGGCAGCCTGGCTTGGAGCcagtgacagagctgcagggggaggctgagctgcttccctggagCAATGCAG GAGACCCTCAGACCCAGCTCTGTGATGCTCTGTTCACTGCATGCAAGACGGGGGATATGCGGACACTGCGGCACCTCTTGGGTGTGCCAGAGAACGGGGACGTGCCGGGGGACAGTGAGGATGGGGAATCTGTGGACATGGCCCACTCCCTGCTGAACCAGCCCGTGGACGAGCGTGGCAGCACCCTGCTTCATGTGGCAGCACGGGCTGGCAAGGCTGAGGCTGtgtgtctgctgctggaggcaggggcAGACCCTGCCCTCAG ggacaggcaggagaggaCCCCATACTGCGTTTCTGCTGACAGACTGACCCGCAACACCTTCCGCAGGTTCATGGTGGACCATCCAGACAAGTACGACTACAGCCGTGCCAAG GTGCCAGGGCCCCTGACACAGGAGATGGAGGCCAAGAAGCTGGAGAAGAAGCGGGCACAGAAAGCCCAGAGGAAGCAACGGGAGCAAGCCCAGCGGGAGGAGCAGCAGcgctgggagcaggagcaggaaaagaagCGGTGGTTTGCAGCCCTGTCTGACCGGGAGAAG AGGGCACTGGCTGCTGAGCGGAGGttggctgcacagctgcaggacaCCAGCACGACTCTTACCAACATCAG CCGCTGCTGGCATTGTGGAGAGTCCCTGCTGGGACGGATCCCTTTCCATTACCTCGACTTCTCCTTCTGTTCCACGGCCTGTCTGCAAACCCACCGCCGGGCCCAGGCTGGGCGCACCTAA
- the ANKZF1 gene encoding ankyrin repeat and zinc finger domain-containing protein 1 isoform X5: protein MCCLTCGQVFGSREEQTEHYRLDWHRFNLKQRLLGRRTLPAEVFEEKTRTGDVSSISGSDSDSSDVSSESELLPSGSDTPQTPQIPRSHKVLLRNAKGQLISAYRCVLVTGKASHSPISGRGTPEKGDSEEPVELTASLQSLSASTCWVVLMMGGGHFAGAVFRGLQMQEHKTFHRYTVRARRGTAQGLRDAQTPGSAPRSAGASLRRYNEAALLKDIQELLAAWAQHLNEAQRIFLRAPRQNRVLLFGGRNPPLTRGDPRICHIPLSTRRATLREVLRVHAALASLQVYGKDTPLEDITGSPRKVWQKRQQKAEVDQEDTTAPVLSPPSAPEEEEEEEESPAGELETVEITLGTLDLREFEVMPKRNRKRRKKRDKKVEKGPCTEETGYQCGQPGLEPVTELQGEAELLPWSNAGDPQTQLCDALFTACKTGDMRTLRHLLGVPENGDVPGDSEDGESVDMAHSLLNQPVDERGSTLLHVAARAGKAEAVCLLLEAGADPALRDRQERTPYCVSADRLTRNTFRRFMVDHPDKYDYSRAKVPGPLTQEMEAKKLEKKRAQKAQRKQREQAQREEQQRWEQEQEKKRWFAALSDREKRALAAERRLAAQLQDTSTTLTNISRCWHCGESLLGRIPFHYLDFSFCSTACLQTHRRAQAGRT, encoded by the exons ATGTGTTGCTTGACCTGTGGGCAGGTGTTTGGGAGCCGGGAGGAGCAG ACTGAGCACTACCGTCTTGATTGGCACCGCTTCAACCTGAAGCAGCGACTCCTGGGGCGCCGGACGCTCCCTGCAGAGGTGTTTGAGGAGAAAACCCGCACAG GTGATGTTTCCAGCATCTCAGGATCTGACTCAGATAGCTCTGATGTGAGCAGTGAGTCGGAGTtgctgccctctggcagtgacaCTCCCCAGACCCCCCAGATTCCCCGCTCCCACAAGGTGCTGCTCCGCAATGCGAAGGGCCAGCTCATCTCCGCGTACCGCTGCGTGCTGGTCACCGGGAAGGCAAGTCACAGCCCAATTTCTGGGAGAGGGACTCCAGAAAAG GGTGACTCTGAGGAGCCAGTGGAGCTgacagcatccctgcagagcctcagtGCAAGCACGTGCTGGGTTGTGCTGATGATGGGTGGCGGGCACTTCGCAGGAGCAGTGTTCCGGGG cctgcagaTGCAGGAGCACAAGACCTTCCACCGCTACACGGTGCGAGCACGGcggggcacagcccagggcctCCGTGATGCCCAGACCCCAGGGTCAGCACCCAGGTCGGCTGGGGCCTCCCTGCGCCGCTACAATGAGGCTGCGCTGCTCAAG gATATTcaggagctcctggcagcctgggcacagcacctGAATGAAGCTCAGCGCATCTTCCTCCGCGCCCCTCGTCAAAACCGTGTGCTGCTCTTTGGTGGCAGGAACCCACCCCTCACCCGAGGGGACCCTCGCATCTGCCACATCCCCCTCAGCACCCGCAGGGCCACCCTGCGAGAGGTGCTGCGAGTCCACGCCGCGCTGGCCAGCCTGCAGGTGTATG ggaaggacACACCACTGGAGGACATCACTGGATCTCCCCGGAAGGTTTGGCagaagaggcagcagaaggcagaggtGGATCAGGAGGACACAACTG CCCCAGTCTTATCACCCCCCTCAgccccagaggaggaggaggaggaggaagaaagccCTGCAGGGGAACTGGAGACTGTGGAAATTACACTGGGGACCTTGGACCTCCGGGAGTTTGAAGTAATGCCCAAGCGAAACCgcaaaaggaggaagaagagggacAAGAAAGTGGAGAAAG GGCCTTGCACTGAAGAGACTGGATACCAGTGTGGGCAGCCTGGCTTGGAGCcagtgacagagctgcagggggaggctgagctgcttccctggagCAATGCAG GAGACCCTCAGACCCAGCTCTGTGATGCTCTGTTCACTGCATGCAAGACGGGGGATATGCGGACACTGCGGCACCTCTTGGGTGTGCCAGAGAACGGGGACGTGCCGGGGGACAGTGAGGATGGGGAATCTGTGGACATGGCCCACTCCCTGCTGAACCAGCCCGTGGACGAGCGTGGCAGCACCCTGCTTCATGTGGCAGCACGGGCTGGCAAGGCTGAGGCTGtgtgtctgctgctggaggcaggggcAGACCCTGCCCTCAG ggacaggcaggagaggaCCCCATACTGCGTTTCTGCTGACAGACTGACCCGCAACACCTTCCGCAGGTTCATGGTGGACCATCCAGACAAGTACGACTACAGCCGTGCCAAG GTGCCAGGGCCCCTGACACAGGAGATGGAGGCCAAGAAGCTGGAGAAGAAGCGGGCACAGAAAGCCCAGAGGAAGCAACGGGAGCAAGCCCAGCGGGAGGAGCAGCAGcgctgggagcaggagcaggaaaagaagCGGTGGTTTGCAGCCCTGTCTGACCGGGAGAAG AGGGCACTGGCTGCTGAGCGGAGGttggctgcacagctgcaggacaCCAGCACGACTCTTACCAACATCAG CCGCTGCTGGCATTGTGGAGAGTCCCTGCTGGGACGGATCCCTTTCCATTACCTCGACTTCTCCTTCTGTTCCACGGCCTGTCTGCAAACCCACCGCCGGGCCCAGGCTGGGCGCACCTAA